The following coding sequences are from one Comamonas koreensis window:
- a CDS encoding PepSY-associated TM helix domain-containing protein, producing MSPSTRKIWQLLIRRLHLYIGLLVAPFIVVAAATGLLYALTPQLENQLYRSALQAESVPGAQAQLLSAQVQAALQSLPTPAAVVAVRPAPDARSSTRVMVADAALGPSEYRSLFVNPYTLALQGDLTVYGTSGVLPLRKQLDLLHRQLLMGEWGRTYSELAASWLWVAALGGVALWWLSRPQRAGAQVTHPPLRRWHHGLGLWLLVGLLFLSATGLTWSRWAGGHFGQALQQMGWQTPRLNTSLDTANHGTHAHQHAADPHADHAEHQAAPMAPADRLPMPEDFGTALALARQHGLASAKLEIRPPAAANKAWTVTEINRSWPTEVDALAIDLANGQVLDHKRFSDYPLASKLTRWGIDLHMGSWGVLNQAVLVLLGAGIVAMAVTGWLQWRKRPGRSREWLHGQLTLVHQWRQLPRVSALALLLVAVALGWLLPVLGCSLLALLALDAWIYLRRSPQATKR from the coding sequence ATGTCTCCCTCCACCCGCAAAATCTGGCAGCTGCTGATCCGCAGACTGCATCTGTATATCGGCCTGCTGGTCGCACCGTTCATCGTCGTGGCCGCCGCGACCGGCCTGCTATATGCACTGACGCCCCAACTGGAAAACCAGCTCTACCGCAGCGCGCTGCAGGCCGAATCGGTACCTGGCGCCCAGGCGCAGCTGCTGTCCGCTCAGGTGCAAGCCGCCTTACAGTCCTTGCCCACTCCGGCAGCCGTGGTCGCTGTGCGCCCGGCGCCCGATGCGCGTAGCAGCACCCGCGTGATGGTGGCCGATGCGGCGCTGGGCCCCTCCGAGTACCGCAGCCTCTTTGTCAATCCCTATACCCTGGCGCTGCAAGGCGACCTGACGGTCTATGGCACCAGCGGCGTGCTGCCGCTGCGCAAGCAGCTCGATCTGCTGCACCGCCAGTTGCTGATGGGCGAATGGGGCCGCACCTACAGTGAGCTGGCAGCATCCTGGCTGTGGGTGGCTGCGCTGGGCGGTGTGGCACTGTGGTGGCTGTCGCGCCCGCAGCGGGCCGGCGCCCAGGTGACTCATCCTCCGCTGCGCCGCTGGCACCATGGGCTGGGCCTGTGGCTGCTGGTGGGCCTGCTGTTCCTGTCGGCCACGGGACTGACCTGGTCGCGCTGGGCCGGCGGCCATTTTGGCCAGGCGCTGCAGCAGATGGGCTGGCAAACGCCACGCCTGAACACCAGCTTGGACACAGCAAACCATGGCACGCATGCGCACCAGCACGCGGCCGACCCGCATGCGGACCATGCCGAGCACCAGGCCGCCCCGATGGCGCCAGCCGATAGGCTGCCTATGCCCGAAGACTTTGGTACCGCCTTGGCGCTCGCCCGCCAGCACGGCCTGGCATCGGCCAAGCTGGAGATCCGGCCCCCGGCCGCCGCCAACAAGGCCTGGACGGTGACCGAAATCAACCGCTCCTGGCCCACCGAAGTGGATGCGCTGGCGATCGACCTGGCGAACGGCCAGGTGCTGGACCACAAGCGCTTTAGCGACTACCCACTCGCCTCCAAGCTGACACGCTGGGGCATTGACCTGCACATGGGCAGCTGGGGTGTTTTGAACCAGGCGGTGCTGGTGCTGCTGGGCGCCGGCATTGTCGCAATGGCAGTGACTGGCTGGCTGCAATGGCGCAAGCGCCCGGGCCGCAGCCGCGAGTGGCTGCATGGCCAGCTGACCTTGGTCCACCAATGGCGCCAGTTGCCGCGTGTTTCAGCGTTGGCTCTGTTGCTGGTGGCAGTCGCCTTGGGCTGGCTGCTGCCGGTGCTGGGCTGCAGCCTGTTGGCACTGCTGGCGCTGGATGCCTGGATCTACCTGCGCCGATCGCCCCAAGCCACAAAACGGTAA
- the phnE gene encoding phosphonate ABC transporter, permease protein PhnE — protein MPLMPAAATHTHRRDPAARGRLIALLLALLVLWPMLQTSGFSLAPFFDSNNLKVVGGFMAQFLPPETRPEFLGYLGQASLETLAIATAGMALALVLALPLSYLASGAAREKVSLNPITRSVLTILRGVPELVWALVFVRVFGLGPAAGVLALGLTYGGMLAKVYAEILESADPAPARALRASGAGRLQALLYGALPQAARELTSYSVYRWECAIRASVVMGFVGAGGLGQLMDQAMKMLNGGEVASILLAFMLLVALADLLSWWLRRALDTPPAARALPFGWRSAALLLLGAAGLWASFWLLNIDWSALFSRDAVQSMGSFVAGFFSPDLSAAWLRKVAQGVWETLAISVIGSLLAAMAGLLLALPRWRTPWNALLNLLRSVPELVWATITVLAVGLGPFAGALALALHTAGVLGRLYAEALQNTPAAPARALRLAGSSRLLAFCYGTLPAAAPQLLAYTLYRWEMNIRMAAILGFVGAGGLGQLLYFELSLFHYAQASTVIIAMLLLSMAVDWSSAALRRAMR, from the coding sequence ATGCCGCTGATGCCAGCTGCTGCCACCCACACGCACCGCCGCGACCCGGCAGCGCGTGGGCGCCTTATCGCGCTGCTGCTGGCGCTGCTGGTGCTGTGGCCCATGCTGCAGACCTCGGGCTTTTCACTGGCGCCGTTTTTTGACAGCAACAACCTCAAAGTGGTCGGCGGCTTTATGGCCCAGTTTCTGCCGCCCGAAACCCGCCCGGAGTTTCTAGGCTACCTGGGCCAGGCCAGCTTGGAGACGCTGGCCATTGCCACCGCCGGCATGGCGCTGGCGCTGGTTTTGGCGCTGCCGCTGTCCTATCTGGCGAGCGGCGCTGCGCGCGAAAAGGTCAGCCTCAACCCGATCACCCGCAGCGTACTGACCATTTTGCGCGGTGTGCCCGAGCTGGTCTGGGCGCTGGTGTTTGTGCGGGTGTTTGGCCTGGGCCCCGCCGCTGGCGTGCTGGCCCTGGGCCTGACCTATGGCGGCATGCTGGCCAAGGTCTATGCCGAGATTCTCGAATCGGCCGACCCGGCGCCAGCCCGCGCACTGCGCGCGAGCGGCGCAGGCCGCTTGCAGGCCTTGCTCTACGGCGCGCTGCCTCAAGCGGCGCGCGAGCTGACCTCGTACAGCGTCTACCGCTGGGAATGCGCAATCCGCGCCTCGGTCGTCATGGGCTTTGTGGGTGCCGGTGGCCTGGGCCAGCTGATGGACCAGGCGATGAAGATGCTCAATGGCGGCGAGGTCGCCAGCATCTTGCTGGCCTTTATGCTGCTGGTGGCGCTGGCCGATTTGCTGTCCTGGTGGCTGCGCCGCGCGCTCGATACGCCGCCGGCAGCCCGTGCGCTGCCCTTTGGCTGGCGCAGTGCGGCGCTGCTGCTGCTCGGCGCTGCTGGTCTGTGGGCTAGCTTCTGGCTGCTCAACATCGATTGGTCTGCGCTCTTCAGCCGGGATGCTGTGCAGTCGATGGGCAGCTTTGTGGCCGGCTTTTTCTCGCCCGACCTGAGCGCCGCCTGGCTGCGCAAGGTGGCCCAGGGCGTGTGGGAGACCTTGGCGATCTCCGTCATCGGCAGCCTGCTGGCGGCAATGGCCGGGCTGCTGCTGGCCTTGCCGCGCTGGCGCACGCCCTGGAACGCGCTGCTCAACCTGCTGCGCTCGGTGCCCGAGCTGGTCTGGGCTACGATCACCGTGCTGGCCGTGGGCCTGGGCCCGTTTGCGGGCGCCTTGGCGCTGGCCTTGCACACGGCCGGGGTGCTGGGCCGGCTCTATGCCGAGGCCTTGCAGAACACACCTGCAGCCCCGGCCCGGGCGCTGCGCCTGGCCGGCAGCAGCCGCCTGCTGGCCTTTTGCTATGGCACGCTGCCAGCGGCCGCGCCGCAGCTGCTGGCCTACACCCTGTACCGCTGGGAGATGAACATCCGCATGGCGGCCATCCTTGGCTTTGTCGGCGCTGGCGGCCTGGGCCAGCTGCTGTATTTCGAACTCTCGCTGTTCCACTATGCGCAGGCCAGCACCGTCATCATCGCCATGCTGCTTTTGAGCATGGCGGTGGACTGGAGCAGTGCTGCACTGCGCCGCGCAATGCGCTAA
- a CDS encoding phosphonate ABC transporter ATP-binding protein — protein MSFVLDDVGLTHTNGFVALSGIGLSAAQGESIALIGPSGAGKTSLLTVIGTAHLPSSGRMQVLGQALPSAPASPTARQLKALRSLIGTVHQSAPIALRQRVVTAVLAGRLGQWPLWKALASLAYPQDMAGAREALARVQLEDKLFARCDQLSGGQLQRVGIARVLYQQARLILADEPVSALDPALSLATVQLLVQEAAARQATLVASLHAVDLALSCFARIVGIRDGRIAFDLPAAQVRQAQLQALYAHADGSAAALPTLGSMASAAPQVAASPAADVITCR, from the coding sequence ATGAGCTTTGTGCTTGACGATGTGGGCCTGACCCACACCAATGGTTTTGTCGCGCTCTCGGGCATCGGCCTGTCTGCGGCCCAGGGCGAGAGCATTGCGCTGATCGGCCCGTCCGGCGCGGGCAAGACCTCGCTCTTGACGGTGATCGGCACGGCCCACCTGCCCAGCAGCGGCCGCATGCAGGTGCTGGGCCAGGCCTTGCCCAGCGCGCCTGCCAGCCCCACGGCGCGCCAGCTCAAGGCGCTGCGCAGCCTCATCGGCACCGTGCACCAGAGCGCCCCGATTGCGCTGCGCCAGCGCGTGGTCACCGCCGTGCTCGCCGGCCGCCTGGGCCAGTGGCCGCTGTGGAAGGCGCTGGCGTCGCTCGCTTACCCGCAAGACATGGCCGGTGCCCGCGAGGCGCTGGCCCGCGTGCAGCTGGAGGACAAGCTCTTTGCGCGCTGCGACCAGCTCTCGGGCGGCCAGCTTCAGCGCGTGGGCATTGCCCGCGTGCTCTACCAGCAGGCCCGGTTGATCCTGGCCGATGAGCCGGTCTCGGCGCTCGACCCCGCGCTGTCGCTCGCCACCGTGCAGCTGCTGGTGCAAGAGGCCGCCGCGCGCCAAGCCACCTTGGTCGCCAGCCTGCATGCGGTGGACCTGGCGCTCAGCTGCTTTGCACGCATTGTCGGTATCCGCGATGGCCGGATTGCCTTTGACCTGCCCGCCGCGCAGGTGCGCCAGGCACAACTCCAGGCCTTGTACGCCCATGCCGATGGCAGTGCGGCTGCGCTACCCACCTTGGGCAGCATGGCCAGTGCCGCGCCGCAGGTGGCAGCCAGCCCGGCGGCTGACGTGATCACATGCCGCTGA
- a CDS encoding putative selenate ABC transporter substrate-binding protein gives MTHSTARRSALRGLSLAALTLSSLATFSAHADTPAVLRVSAIPDEAPTELQRKFKPLGEYLSQATGMQVVFTPVSDYAAVVESLATKKLDLAWLGGFTYVQAKIRTNGTAIPIVQRAEDAVFTSKFITADPSIQTLADLKGKTFAFGAPSSTSGSLMPRYFLLQDGLNPEKDFKTVAYSGAHDATVAFVAAGKAEAGVLNTSVWDKLVETKKVDTSKVRVFATTPTYFDYNWTVRGDLDPAITKKLTDAFLALDPAKPEHKAIMDLQRASKFIPTKPENYAGTEAAAKSAGLLK, from the coding sequence ATGACCCACTCTACCGCTCGCCGCTCGGCGCTGCGTGGCCTGTCGCTGGCCGCGCTGACCCTCTCCAGCCTGGCAACTTTCAGCGCCCATGCAGACACCCCTGCGGTGCTGCGCGTATCGGCCATCCCCGACGAGGCGCCGACGGAGCTGCAGCGCAAGTTCAAGCCGCTGGGCGAGTATCTGTCGCAGGCCACGGGCATGCAGGTGGTGTTCACGCCGGTGTCCGACTATGCGGCGGTGGTCGAATCCCTGGCCACCAAGAAGCTGGACCTGGCCTGGCTGGGCGGCTTTACCTATGTGCAGGCCAAGATCCGCACCAACGGCACGGCGATCCCGATCGTGCAGCGCGCCGAAGACGCAGTCTTCACCAGCAAGTTCATCACCGCCGACCCCAGCATCCAGACGTTGGCTGACTTGAAGGGCAAGACCTTTGCGTTTGGCGCGCCCTCGTCCACCTCGGGCAGCCTGATGCCACGCTATTTTCTGCTGCAAGACGGCCTGAACCCGGAAAAGGATTTCAAGACCGTGGCTTACTCGGGCGCGCATGATGCGACCGTGGCCTTTGTGGCGGCCGGCAAGGCAGAGGCCGGTGTGCTCAACACTTCGGTCTGGGACAAGCTGGTCGAGACCAAGAAGGTCGACACCAGCAAGGTGCGCGTGTTTGCCACCACCCCCACCTACTTTGACTACAACTGGACCGTGCGCGGCGACCTGGACCCAGCCATCACCAAGAAACTGACCGATGCCTTCCTGGCGCTGGACCCAGCCAAGCCCGAGCACAAGGCCATCATGGATTTGCAGCGCGCCTCCAAGTTCATCCCGACCAAGCCCGAGAACTATGCCGGCACCGAAGCGGCCGCCAAGTCCGCCGGTCTGCTCAAGTAA
- a CDS encoding LysR family transcriptional regulator, translating to MEDLKRMAIFATVVEQGSMTAAARILGMSASAVSQQVRQLEAQAGLPLMHRTTRRLSLTDAGQRFYAQCAVMLQAARQARAELDAERDEPVGELRIAAVLGLAAPLGRALAPLLHAHPQLRLQLLLDDSHSDLVAERVDIAIRLGELPDSHWVARTLGTLPWWICAAPALAQGRPWPSNPQALQAWPWMARNIGTTNNNNNSTSASASMQLQHRHSGELVVLHTTPRIISNQQYALQQLCREGLGLARLFSLEVADQVHSGQLLRLLPDWDCGSLRISALTPERQALPARVRLALAALQAHFAPLALS from the coding sequence ATGGAAGACCTCAAGCGCATGGCTATTTTTGCCACCGTGGTCGAGCAAGGCTCGATGACGGCTGCTGCACGCATTTTGGGCATGAGTGCTTCGGCCGTCAGCCAGCAGGTGCGGCAGCTGGAAGCCCAGGCAGGCCTGCCGCTGATGCACCGCACGACGCGCAGGCTCAGTCTGACCGACGCCGGGCAGCGCTTTTATGCGCAGTGCGCAGTGATGCTGCAGGCCGCACGCCAGGCCCGCGCCGAGCTCGATGCCGAGCGCGACGAACCCGTGGGCGAGCTGCGCATTGCCGCCGTGCTGGGCCTGGCCGCACCGCTGGGCCGGGCGCTGGCTCCGTTGCTGCATGCCCATCCGCAACTGCGCCTGCAACTGCTGCTCGATGATTCGCACAGCGATCTGGTCGCAGAGCGGGTGGACATCGCCATTCGCCTGGGCGAGCTGCCCGACTCCCACTGGGTCGCGCGCACGCTGGGCACCCTGCCCTGGTGGATATGCGCCGCCCCGGCGCTGGCGCAAGGCAGGCCTTGGCCGAGCAACCCGCAGGCCCTGCAAGCCTGGCCCTGGATGGCGCGCAATATCGGCACAACCAACAACAACAACAACAGCACCAGCGCCAGCGCCAGCATGCAGCTGCAGCACCGCCACAGCGGCGAGCTGGTGGTGCTGCACACCACGCCACGCATCATCAGCAACCAGCAGTACGCGCTGCAGCAGCTGTGCCGCGAGGGGCTGGGTCTCGCCCGCCTGTTCTCGCTCGAGGTGGCCGACCAGGTGCACAGCGGTCAGCTGCTGCGCCTGCTGCCCGACTGGGATTGCGGCAGCCTGCGCATCTCTGCACTGACCCCCGAGCGCCAGGCGCTGCCTGCGCGGGTGCGGCTGGCGCTGGCCGCGCTGCAAGCCCACTTTGCGCCGCTGGCACTGTCCTAA
- a CDS encoding NAD(P)-dependent oxidoreductase, translating into MKVTLIGSTGFVGAALLDELLQRGHDVVALVRDPAKLAPRPHLQVLQGDVMDAAVVQKAATGSDAVLSAYNAGWTNPNIYEDFLQGSRAIEAGTRAAGVARYLVVGGAGSLYVNGQQLVDSPEFPAAIKPGASAARDMYTALQKETALDWTLLSPPVGFHGGSAAQSQGRTGQYRTGKDEPLWQADGSPGDISAADLAVALVDALEQHLHSKARFTVAY; encoded by the coding sequence ATGAAAGTCACCCTGATTGGATCGACCGGTTTTGTAGGCGCCGCATTGCTCGATGAATTGCTGCAACGCGGCCACGACGTGGTGGCCCTGGTGCGCGACCCCGCCAAGCTGGCGCCCCGCCCGCACCTGCAGGTGCTGCAGGGCGATGTGATGGATGCGGCCGTGGTGCAAAAGGCCGCTACGGGCAGCGACGCGGTACTGTCGGCCTACAACGCAGGCTGGACCAACCCGAATATCTACGAGGATTTCCTCCAGGGCTCGCGCGCCATCGAGGCCGGCACCCGCGCAGCTGGCGTGGCCCGCTACCTGGTGGTGGGCGGTGCGGGCAGCCTGTATGTGAACGGCCAGCAGTTGGTGGATTCGCCCGAGTTCCCCGCTGCGATCAAGCCTGGTGCCAGTGCGGCCCGCGACATGTATACCGCGCTGCAAAAAGAGACAGCCCTGGACTGGACCCTGCTGAGCCCGCCCGTGGGCTTCCATGGCGGATCGGCTGCACAAAGCCAGGGCCGCACCGGCCAATACCGCACCGGCAAGGATGAGCCGCTGTGGCAGGCCGATGGCAGCCCTGGCGATATCTCGGCAGCGGATTTGGCCGTGGCCCTGGTCGATGCGCTGGAGCAGCATCTGCACAGCAAGGCGCGCTTTACGGTCGCCTATTAA
- a CDS encoding alpha/beta fold hydrolase, with product MTAISDTAAIAQEHWIGLPQQGRLYAKTWTPSTAHKAPLVLMHDSLGSVALWRDFPAQLAQVTGRQVIAYDRLGFGQSDARGDTLSTQFVGEEAEIYFPIVRQHLGLRRFALLGHSVGGGMGIAIAAGAGQECTALVTIAAQAFVEDRTRAGIVEARALFQDAEQLERLAKYHGSKARWVVDAWTETWLSPAFSDWSVDAWLPRLQCPLLAIHGELDEYGSTAHPERIARQAGAGGQTAIIAGAHHVPHREMAEQVLGRVQTFLAQAD from the coding sequence ATGACCGCCATCTCCGACACCGCCGCCATCGCCCAAGAACACTGGATCGGCCTGCCCCAGCAGGGCCGGCTGTATGCCAAAACCTGGACCCCGAGCACCGCACATAAAGCGCCGCTGGTGCTGATGCATGACTCACTGGGGTCGGTCGCGCTATGGCGCGATTTTCCGGCGCAGCTGGCCCAGGTCACGGGCCGGCAGGTGATCGCCTATGACCGCCTGGGCTTTGGCCAGTCCGACGCGCGCGGCGACACGCTGTCAACGCAGTTTGTCGGCGAAGAAGCGGAGATTTACTTTCCCATTGTGCGCCAGCATCTGGGGCTCAGGCGCTTTGCCTTGCTGGGCCATAGCGTGGGCGGCGGCATGGGTATCGCCATTGCGGCCGGTGCGGGCCAGGAATGCACGGCCCTGGTCACCATCGCCGCCCAGGCCTTTGTCGAAGACCGCACGCGGGCGGGCATTGTCGAGGCCCGCGCGCTGTTCCAGGACGCGGAGCAATTGGAGCGCCTGGCCAAATACCACGGCAGCAAGGCACGCTGGGTAGTCGATGCCTGGACGGAAACCTGGCTCAGCCCCGCGTTTAGCGATTGGAGCGTGGACGCCTGGCTGCCCCGCCTGCAATGCCCCCTGCTCGCTATCCATGGTGAGCTCGATGAATACGGCAGCACCGCGCACCCTGAACGCATTGCCCGCCAGGCGGGGGCTGGCGGCCAGACCGCCATCATCGCCGGCGCCCACCATGTGCCGCATCGCGAAATGGCCGAGCAGGTGCTTGGCCGGGTGCAGACATTTCTGGCGCAGGCGGACTGA
- a CDS encoding glycosyltransferase family 39 protein produces the protein MTPLPTQPPAVDRQALRWIAALFVLVMASRLLASHGVSWDQNEQLVWSQQLALGYGPQPPLYTWLQWALVGVLGPSTVAVVLLKNSLIALSFVFMLLAAREVLPARQAWPAAAGMAWLPGIAWQLLRDQTHTVMLTCAICATWWLLLRQLRQPRPLGFVYLGLVVAWGMLSKYSYLLVAVTLLLACLSLGSTRRALLSRGWWLTPLISIALVAPHAWWVLEHWQAASGATLDKLHPAETSSYLSGLAQGLRDLLAFLLLAVLPWLLMARWTSGRFWQQPAAANGAVHTSPTPDWLVPLLGRYMALVAGSLALMALAGAAKFDGRWIQPLLLIFPLYMLARCPALAASDKSRQRYLLACLGMLVLVWSLALLAPLRDAKRGKGDRLNWQLDLIAQTLRQAGYQGQGMVLAEHHTTGGVMRILFPQAQIVVCDADEPGFHKDCAWQAAESARRQQLPWLQISTEDPAPDAWWWAAWPVDAMLQVQETELPYRWTDPARAQMQMNFVVSPAGR, from the coding sequence ATGACCCCGCTCCCTACCCAGCCCCCTGCCGTTGACCGCCAAGCCCTGCGCTGGATTGCAGCGCTGTTTGTGCTGGTCATGGCCAGCCGCCTGCTGGCCTCGCACGGGGTGTCCTGGGACCAGAACGAGCAGCTGGTCTGGTCGCAGCAACTGGCACTGGGCTACGGGCCCCAGCCGCCGCTCTACACCTGGCTGCAATGGGCCCTGGTGGGGGTGCTCGGCCCCAGCACCGTCGCCGTGGTGCTGCTCAAAAACAGCCTGATTGCGCTGAGCTTTGTCTTTATGCTGCTGGCCGCGCGCGAGGTGCTGCCTGCCCGCCAGGCCTGGCCGGCCGCTGCCGGCATGGCCTGGCTTCCCGGCATTGCCTGGCAGTTGCTGCGCGACCAGACCCACACGGTGATGCTGACCTGCGCGATCTGCGCGACCTGGTGGTTGCTGCTGCGCCAGCTGCGCCAGCCGCGACCGCTGGGCTTTGTCTACCTGGGCCTGGTCGTGGCCTGGGGCATGCTCTCCAAATACAGCTACCTGCTGGTGGCCGTGACCTTGCTGCTGGCCTGCCTGAGCTTGGGCAGCACGCGCCGTGCGCTGCTCTCGCGCGGCTGGTGGCTCACGCCGCTGATCAGCATCGCGCTGGTGGCCCCGCATGCCTGGTGGGTGCTGGAGCATTGGCAAGCGGCCAGCGGCGCCACGCTGGACAAGCTGCACCCGGCAGAAACCAGCTCCTACCTCAGCGGCCTGGCCCAGGGCCTGCGCGATCTGCTGGCCTTTTTGCTGCTGGCCGTGCTGCCCTGGCTGCTGATGGCACGCTGGACCAGTGGGCGCTTTTGGCAGCAGCCCGCTGCGGCCAACGGCGCCGTCCATACCAGTCCCACGCCTGACTGGCTGGTGCCGCTGCTGGGCCGCTATATGGCGCTGGTGGCGGGGTCGCTCGCGCTGATGGCGCTGGCCGGCGCGGCCAAGTTCGATGGCCGCTGGATCCAGCCGCTGCTGCTGATTTTTCCGCTCTATATGCTGGCCCGCTGCCCGGCGCTTGCCGCATCGGACAAAAGCCGCCAGCGCTACCTGCTGGCCTGCCTGGGCATGCTGGTGCTGGTGTGGTCGCTGGCCTTGCTGGCGCCGCTGCGCGATGCCAAGCGCGGCAAGGGTGACCGCCTCAATTGGCAGCTGGACCTGATCGCCCAGACCTTGCGCCAGGCAGGCTACCAGGGCCAAGGCATGGTGCTCGCCGAGCACCACACCACTGGCGGCGTGATGCGCATTCTGTTTCCGCAGGCCCAGATCGTGGTCTGCGATGCGGACGAGCCGGGCTTTCATAAGGATTGCGCCTGGCAGGCCGCCGAAAGCGCGCGCCGCCAGCAGCTGCCCTGGCTGCAAATCTCCACCGAGGACCCGGCGCCCGATGCCTGGTGGTGGGCGGCCTGGCCGGTCGATGCGATGCTGCAGGTGCAGGAGACCGAGCTGCCCTACCGCTGGACCGACCCGGCACGTGCGCAGATGCAGATGAACTTTGTGGTGTCTCCAGCGGGCAGATAA
- a CDS encoding nucleoside deaminase, with protein MTDTLHAQHTAILREVLASAHRNRHLQKGRPFAAAIADDAGSILGRGVNTISQTQDMTGHAEMEAIRDCCHQRQLPHLQGLTVYASGHPCPMCLAAIVAGQAKQVFFAFDNADAAPYGLSSEGVYQRLGLQLQPPPLPIQRLDLGISAAQLYGDAPWPSAD; from the coding sequence ATGACCGACACCCTGCACGCCCAGCACACCGCCATCCTGCGCGAGGTGCTAGCCAGCGCCCACCGCAACCGCCATCTGCAAAAAGGCCGCCCCTTTGCCGCAGCGATTGCCGATGATGCGGGCAGCATCCTGGGCCGGGGCGTGAACACCATCAGCCAGACGCAGGACATGACGGGCCACGCCGAGATGGAAGCCATCCGCGACTGCTGCCACCAGCGCCAGCTGCCGCACCTGCAGGGGCTGACGGTCTATGCCTCCGGCCACCCCTGCCCCATGTGCCTGGCCGCAATCGTGGCGGGCCAGGCCAAGCAGGTGTTTTTTGCGTTTGACAATGCCGATGCGGCGCCTTACGGGCTGTCGAGCGAAGGCGTCTACCAGCGCCTGGGCTTGCAGCTGCAACCGCCGCCGCTGCCCATCCAGCGGCTGGATCTGGGCATCAGCGCAGCGCAGCTCTATGGCGATGCGCCCTGGCCCAGCGCAGACTAA
- a CDS encoding methylated-DNA--[protein]-cysteine S-methyltransferase, with the protein MHTAPVSSPTVPREGWDPAQTGHALFRTRLGVCGIAWGAQAVVALRLPEPSLEATQMRLLEHARQRREGLWPQVQVPGDLSAQALQAVAGVQWLLAGREGGSDPDDSAPWPDAPAPVLGDLRSLLTLNRWSARSGLPLLDDVVLDWHGVPDFSRAVYQLALAIEPGQTRSYGDLAQDLGGKGLARAVGQALGANPFAPVVPCHRILAAQGAGGGFSANGGTRTKLQLLEWEGAALGDGSSLGLFD; encoded by the coding sequence ATGCATACCGCCCCCGTATCCTCTCCTACTGTGCCCCGCGAAGGCTGGGACCCTGCACAGACCGGCCATGCCTTGTTCCGCACCCGGCTGGGTGTTTGCGGCATTGCCTGGGGTGCGCAGGCCGTGGTGGCGCTGCGGCTGCCCGAGCCCAGCCTGGAAGCCACCCAGATGCGCCTGCTCGAGCACGCACGCCAGCGCCGAGAGGGCCTGTGGCCGCAGGTCCAGGTGCCGGGTGATTTGAGTGCGCAGGCCTTGCAGGCGGTGGCCGGCGTGCAGTGGCTATTGGCTGGGCGCGAGGGTGGCTCCGACCCGGATGACAGTGCGCCCTGGCCCGATGCACCCGCCCCGGTGCTGGGTGATTTGCGCAGCCTGCTGACCCTGAACCGCTGGTCTGCGCGCAGCGGCCTGCCGCTGCTCGATGATGTGGTGCTGGACTGGCATGGCGTGCCGGATTTTTCGCGGGCGGTCTACCAGCTGGCACTGGCCATTGAGCCGGGCCAGACGCGCAGCTATGGCGACCTGGCGCAGGACCTGGGTGGCAAGGGCTTGGCGCGTGCCGTGGGCCAGGCATTGGGCGCCAACCCTTTTGCGCCGGTGGTGCCCTGCCACCGCATCCTGGCGGCGCAAGGCGCGGGCGGCGGCTTCTCGGCCAATGGCGGCACGCGCACCAAGCTGCAACTGCTGGAGTGGGAGGGCGCAGCGCTGGGCGATGGCAGCAGCCTGGGGCTGTTTGATTGA